One genomic region from Candidatus Binataceae bacterium encodes:
- a CDS encoding efflux RND transporter periplasmic adaptor subunit, with the protein MRIKPSRIHIAATLAIALAALGSVGCHRSAAADVEAAPTDSQAITVSVAAAHQQSLERSAEIQGALFAKERATIASQVEGNVAQVVADLGDAVTAGQVMLRIDPREYQIRVGTAEAALNQARARADNSAARFARASELRRDGTMSPEQFDQIAATMRMDKADEESAERALELAKKKLGDTEIRAPFSGFVQKRMVSLGEYVAPGKQVYEVIATDPIKLRCPMPERFVPLAKLGMPVNLTIDARPGDQFTGTITRIAPALDEDSRTLLVEAEVRNPDGALKPGFFAHVTMNLGQDRALFVPQSAVLRYAGVARVFVIDHGIAHSREVKTGAVLGDQVEIVEGLHEGDRVATTEVDRLADGSSVKVQS; encoded by the coding sequence ATGCGGATAAAGCCCTCGCGGATTCATATCGCGGCGACACTTGCGATTGCGCTTGCCGCGCTCGGCAGCGTGGGATGCCATCGCTCGGCTGCCGCCGACGTCGAGGCCGCGCCAACCGATTCGCAAGCCATCACCGTCAGTGTCGCCGCGGCTCATCAGCAGAGCCTCGAACGTTCCGCGGAAATCCAGGGCGCGCTCTTCGCCAAGGAACGCGCCACGATCGCGTCGCAGGTCGAGGGCAATGTCGCGCAAGTCGTTGCCGATCTCGGCGATGCGGTGACAGCCGGGCAGGTGATGCTCCGTATCGATCCGCGCGAGTATCAGATCCGCGTCGGTACGGCCGAGGCCGCGCTTAACCAGGCTCGCGCCCGGGCCGACAATTCCGCCGCGCGTTTCGCGCGGGCCAGTGAGCTGCGCCGCGACGGCACGATGTCGCCCGAGCAATTCGATCAGATCGCGGCCACGATGCGCATGGACAAGGCCGACGAAGAATCCGCCGAGCGCGCCCTCGAGCTCGCAAAGAAGAAGCTCGGCGATACCGAGATTCGCGCGCCGTTTTCCGGCTTTGTGCAGAAGCGGATGGTCTCGCTTGGCGAGTACGTCGCGCCGGGCAAGCAGGTCTATGAAGTGATCGCGACCGATCCGATCAAGCTGCGTTGCCCGATGCCCGAGCGGTTCGTGCCGCTCGCCAAGCTCGGGATGCCGGTGAATCTCACGATCGACGCGCGCCCCGGCGACCAGTTCACCGGCACCATCACACGAATCGCACCCGCGCTCGACGAGGACAGCCGGACGCTGCTGGTCGAGGCCGAAGTCCGCAATCCTGACGGCGCGCTCAAGCCCGGATTCTTCGCTCATGTGACGATGAACCTCGGGCAGGATCGCGCGCTATTCGTGCCGCAGAGCGCAGTGCTGCGTTACGCAGGCGTCGCGCGCGTGTTCGTGATCGATCACGGCATCGCGCACTCGCGCGAGGTCAAGACTGGAGCCGTCCTCGGCGACCAAGTCGAGATCGTCGAGGGACTTCACGAAGGCGATCGCGTGGCGACTACCGAAGTAGATCGCCTTGCCGACGGGTCGAGCGTGAAGGTGCAGTCATGA
- a CDS encoding TetR/AcrR family transcriptional regulator has protein sequence MTREEVIKEYREREILVAARKVLGHYGIQATTIDRVAEEAKVAKGTIYLYFNSKDDLVHAAVIEGIRALQAETARADDPTLPPLQRLRRLIHTSYRLQSSNQDFLKTFIVGNSLDLVLDSPRGREFMAIYRETLDLIAAIFRDAIDQGAIRPIDPQFAAFMLTEMITGSLRRRVLGLASTPPEADADAVIELFLKGVQAERCG, from the coding sequence GTGACCCGCGAAGAAGTCATCAAAGAGTACCGCGAACGCGAGATTCTCGTCGCCGCTCGCAAAGTCCTGGGCCATTACGGTATCCAGGCCACCACTATCGACCGCGTCGCCGAGGAAGCCAAGGTCGCCAAGGGTACTATCTATCTTTATTTCAACAGCAAGGACGATCTGGTCCATGCCGCCGTTATCGAAGGAATCCGCGCGCTCCAGGCCGAGACCGCCCGCGCCGACGATCCGACTTTGCCGCCGCTCCAGCGGCTGCGGCGTCTGATTCACACCTCGTATCGGCTTCAATCGTCGAACCAGGATTTCCTGAAGACATTTATCGTCGGCAACTCGCTCGATCTCGTGCTCGACTCGCCCCGTGGACGCGAGTTCATGGCGATTTATCGCGAGACCCTCGACCTCATCGCGGCGATTTTTCGCGACGCGATCGATCAGGGCGCGATTCGCCCGATCGATCCTCAATTCGCGGCCTTTATGCTCACCGAAATGATCACCGGCTCGCTACGGCGGCGGGTCCTCGGATTGGCCTCAACTCCACCCGAGGCGGACGCTGATGCGGTGATCGAGCTGTTCCTGAAAGGCGTGCAGGCGGAGCGATGCGGATAA
- the xth gene encoding exodeoxyribonuclease III → MKIATFNVNGITSRLPILLRWLAESKPDVACLQELKATQDKFPEKEVREAGYYPIWHGQKSWNGVAILARDADPVEIRRVLPGDPEDEHSRYIEAEVRGIVVGCLYLPNGNPAPGPKFDYKLKWLQRLTKHSQDLLASNKPAILAGDYNIIPTEIDVYKPERWVKDALFLPEVREAYANIVAMGWTDALRTRHPGERIFTFWDYFRNNWMRDAGLRIDHLLLSPALAPRLADAGVDRDPRGWAKPSDHTPVWAIISDE, encoded by the coding sequence ATGAAAATCGCGACCTTTAACGTCAATGGCATCACCAGCCGGCTGCCCATCCTCTTGCGATGGCTTGCTGAATCCAAACCCGATGTCGCATGCCTCCAGGAACTCAAGGCAACCCAGGATAAGTTCCCTGAAAAGGAGGTCCGTGAGGCTGGGTATTACCCCATCTGGCACGGGCAGAAGAGCTGGAATGGCGTGGCAATCCTGGCGCGCGATGCCGATCCGGTTGAGATTCGGCGCGTACTGCCCGGCGATCCGGAAGATGAACATAGCCGCTACATCGAGGCCGAGGTGCGCGGAATTGTTGTAGGCTGCCTCTATCTTCCAAATGGCAACCCTGCCCCGGGTCCGAAATTCGATTACAAGCTCAAATGGCTCCAGCGCCTGACCAAGCACTCGCAGGATTTGCTCGCGTCGAACAAACCCGCAATTCTCGCCGGCGACTATAACATCATCCCGACCGAGATTGACGTGTATAAACCCGAGCGATGGGTCAAGGACGCACTCTTCCTGCCTGAGGTCCGCGAGGCTTACGCCAACATCGTCGCGATGGGCTGGACCGACGCGCTGCGCACGCGCCATCCGGGCGAGCGCATCTTCACGTTCTGGGATTATTTCCGCAACAACTGGATGCGCGACGCGGGCCTGCGCATCGATCATCTGCTGCTAAGCCCCGCACTCGCCCCGCGCCTCGCTGACGCCGGTGTAGATCGCGATCCGCGCGGATGGGCCAAGCCCAGCGATCACACGCCGGTGTGGGCGATCATCAGCGACGAATAA